The following proteins are co-located in the Tripterygium wilfordii isolate XIE 37 chromosome 2, ASM1340144v1, whole genome shotgun sequence genome:
- the LOC120007403 gene encoding 6-phosphofructo-2-kinase/fructose-2,6-bisphosphatase-like isoform X3, protein MGTGASKNMEDGTNDSEEREEGHSGGQLYVSLKMENYRLKGELLPHVYGSVPLIGSWDSSKALSMERESASMWELSFVVPPNHETLDFKFLLKSKYSNTPCVVEEGPNRLLTGGTLEGDARLAVFRLNADEVVEYRVFIKADRVSPFDLAASWRAYQENLQPSTVRGIPDVSINSMPQMGAEEMEVIVPDTSSVCSGSGMVESKSVGTFSPLQKQDHRGLFVDRGVGSPRLVKSASASTFSSDLKLDTETKNTMPAAAGAVAAAAVADQMLGPKEHRHLAIVLVGLPARGKTFTAAKLTRYLRWLGHDTKHFNVGKYRRLKHGTNQSADFFRADNPEGLDARNEVAALAMEDMISWMQEGGQVGIFDATNSTRQRRNMLMKMAEGNCKIIFLETICNDERIIERNIRLKIQQSPDYAEEPDFVAGMQDFRDRLANYERVYEPVEEGSYIKMIDMVSGYGGQIQVNNISGYLPGRIVFFLVNTHLTPRPILLTRHGESRDNVRARIGGDSVLSDAGEIYAKKLAHFVEKRLKSERAASIWTSTLQRTILTASPIVAFPKIQWRALDEINAGVCDGMTYEEIKRNMPEEYESRKKDKLRYRYPRGESYLDVIQRLEPVIIELERQRAPVVVISHQAVLRALYAYFADRPLKEIPHIEVPLHTIIEIQMGVTGVQEKRYKLMD, encoded by the exons ATGGGAACTGGTGCGTCGAAGAACATGGAGGATGGGACCAATGATAGCgaggagagagaagagggaCACTCTGGCGGACAGCTCTATGTTTCATTGAAGATGGAGAATTACAGACTCAAAGGCGAGCTTCTCCCTCACGTCTATGGATCCGTCCCTCTCATCGGCTCTTGGGACTCTTCTAAAGCT CTCTCCATGGAACGTGAATCAGCTTCAATGTGGGAATTGAGCTTTGTTGTTCCTCCGAACCATG AGACCTTGGATTTTAAGTTCCTTTTGAAGTCGAAGTACAGCAACACACCTTGTGTGGTGGAGGAAGGTCCAAACCGGCTTCTCACTGGAGGAACACTGGAAGGGGATGCTAGACTGGCAGTTTTTAGGCTAAATGCTGATGAAGTTGTGGAGTATAGAGTATTCATTAAAGCTGATAGAGTTTCACCATTTGATCTCGCTGCGAGTTGGAGAGCTTATCAGGAGAATCTCCAGCCTTCTACTGTTCGTGGGATTCCTGATGTTAGCATCAATTCAATGCCACAGATGGGTGCTGAG GAGATGGAGGTCATTGTTCCAGATACATCCAGTGTGTGTTCAGGTTCTGGGATGGTTGAATCAAAGTCAGTGGGGACCTTTTCacctttgcaaaagcaagatcATAGGGGACTTTTTGTGGATAGGGGCGTTGGATCTCCTAGGCTTGTTAAATCAGCTAGTGCAAGTACTTTTTCTAGTGATCTCAAACTGGATACAGAAACCAAG AATACGATGCCAGCAGCTGCCGGAGCTGTTGCAGCTGCAGCTGTGGCTGATCAGATGCTTGGACCAAAGGAGCACAGACATCTGGCAATTGTCCTG GTTGGTTTGCCAGCTCGAGGCAAGACATTCACTGCAGCTAAACTTACAAGATATCTACGTTGGTTGGGCCATGATACCAAACACTTCAATGTTGGGAAG TATCGGCGTCTTAAGCATGGAACTAATCAG TCTGCTGACTTTTTCCGAGCTGACAATCCTGAAGGACTTGATGCACGCAATGAG GTAGCAGCTCTGGCAATGGAAGACATGATATCTTGGATGCAAGAAGGTGGCCAG GTAGGAATCTTTGATGCCACAAACAGCACCAGGCAACGAAGAAACATGCTGATGAAGATGGCCGAAGGAAACTGTAAG ATAAtttttttggaaacaatatgcaACGATGAACGCATTATTGAGAGAAATATACGTCTAAAAATTCAACAAAGCCCTGACTATGCAGAAGA GCCAGATTTTGTTGCTGGAATGCAAGACTTTCGAGATCGGCTAGCCAATTATGAAAGA GTCTACGAGCCAGTAGAAGAAGGATCTTACATCAAAATGATTGATATGGTCAGTGGATATGGAGGACAAATACAG GTTAACAATATCAGTGGCTACCTCCCTGGAAGAATTGTCTTTTTCTTg GTGAATACACATCTTACGCCTCGCCCAATTCTACTTACTAGGCATGGGGAGAGTCGGGATAACGTTAGGGCCAGAATTGGGGGTGACTCAGTCTTGAG TGATGCTGGAGAAATTTATGCAAAGAAGCTTGCTCACTTTGTTGAAAAGAGACTGAAATCTGAGAGGGCTGCTTCT ATCTGGACGAGCACACTACAGAGAACAATTCTGACAGCAAGTCCAATTGTTGCATTTCCTAAG ATACAATGGCGCGCCCTTGATGAGATAAATGCTGGAGTCTGTGATGGAATGACATATGAAGAGATAAAGAGAAACATGCCCGAGGAGTACGA GTCACGTAAGAAGGATAAGCTGAGGTATAGGTATCCACGCGGAGAATCTTATCTGGATGTTATCCAAAG GCTAGAACCTGTAATCATTGAGCTTGAGCGGCAAAGGGCACCTGTTGTAGTAATCTCCCATCAG GCAGTATTGAGAGCATTATATGCTTATTTTGCTGACAGGCCTCTGAAAGAAATTCCACATATTGAG GTTCCGCTTCACACCATAATAGAGATTCAAATGGGAGTCACTGGAGTCCAAGAGAAGAGATACAAGCTCATGGACTGA
- the LOC120007403 gene encoding 6-phosphofructo-2-kinase/fructose-2,6-bisphosphatase-like isoform X2, with the protein MGTGASKNMEDGTNDSEEREEGHSGGQLYVSLKMENYRLKGELLPHVYGSVPLIGSWDSSKALSMERESASMWELSFVVPPNHETLDFKFLLKSKYSNTPCVVEEGPNRLLTGGTLEGDARLAVFRLNADEVVEYRVFIKADRVSPFDLAASWRAYQENLQPSTVRGIPDVSINSMPQMGAENGSSASLELDLEHYLVPAPSTSANTGLVYAANNTETPRSLTRSGIFSNTDGLGSGSHSLKDRGVFVDRPATIKEMEVIVPDTSSVCSGSGMVESKSVGTFSPLQKQDHRGLFVDRGVGSPRLVKSASASTFSSDLKLDTETKNTMPAAAGAVAAAAVADQMLGPKEHRHLAIVLVGLPARGKTFTAAKLTRYLRWLGHDTKHFNVGKYRRLKHGTNQSADFFRADNPEGLDARNEVAALAMEDMISWMQEGGQVGIFDATNSTRQRRNMLMKMAEGNCKIIFLETICNDERIIERNIRLKIQQSPDYAEEPDFVAGMQDFRDRLANYERVYEPVEEGSYIKMIDMVSGYGGQIQVNNISGYLPGRIVFFLVNTHLTPRPILLTRHGESRDNVRARIGGDSVLSDAGEIYAKKLAHFVEKRLKSERAASIWTSTLQRTILTASPIVAFPKWRALDEINAGVCDGMTYEEIKRNMPEEYESRKKDKLRYRYPRGESYLDVIQRLEPVIIELERQRAPVVVISHQAVLRALYAYFADRPLKEIPHIEVPLHTIIEIQMGVTGVQEKRYKLMD; encoded by the exons ATGGGAACTGGTGCGTCGAAGAACATGGAGGATGGGACCAATGATAGCgaggagagagaagagggaCACTCTGGCGGACAGCTCTATGTTTCATTGAAGATGGAGAATTACAGACTCAAAGGCGAGCTTCTCCCTCACGTCTATGGATCCGTCCCTCTCATCGGCTCTTGGGACTCTTCTAAAGCT CTCTCCATGGAACGTGAATCAGCTTCAATGTGGGAATTGAGCTTTGTTGTTCCTCCGAACCATG AGACCTTGGATTTTAAGTTCCTTTTGAAGTCGAAGTACAGCAACACACCTTGTGTGGTGGAGGAAGGTCCAAACCGGCTTCTCACTGGAGGAACACTGGAAGGGGATGCTAGACTGGCAGTTTTTAGGCTAAATGCTGATGAAGTTGTGGAGTATAGAGTATTCATTAAAGCTGATAGAGTTTCACCATTTGATCTCGCTGCGAGTTGGAGAGCTTATCAGGAGAATCTCCAGCCTTCTACTGTTCGTGGGATTCCTGATGTTAGCATCAATTCAATGCCACAGATGGGTGCTGAG AATGGCTCTTCGGCAAGTTTGGAGCTTGATCTTGAGCACTATTTAGTTCCAGCTCCATCAACTTCTGCAAATACTGGTCTGGTGTATGCAGCTAACAATACGGAGACTCCTAGATCTTTAACCCGTTCTGGGATCTTTTCCAACACCGACGGTTTAGGCAGTGGTTCACATTCCTTGAAGGATAGGGGCGTTTTTGTTGATCGACCTGCAACTATTAAG GAGATGGAGGTCATTGTTCCAGATACATCCAGTGTGTGTTCAGGTTCTGGGATGGTTGAATCAAAGTCAGTGGGGACCTTTTCacctttgcaaaagcaagatcATAGGGGACTTTTTGTGGATAGGGGCGTTGGATCTCCTAGGCTTGTTAAATCAGCTAGTGCAAGTACTTTTTCTAGTGATCTCAAACTGGATACAGAAACCAAG AATACGATGCCAGCAGCTGCCGGAGCTGTTGCAGCTGCAGCTGTGGCTGATCAGATGCTTGGACCAAAGGAGCACAGACATCTGGCAATTGTCCTG GTTGGTTTGCCAGCTCGAGGCAAGACATTCACTGCAGCTAAACTTACAAGATATCTACGTTGGTTGGGCCATGATACCAAACACTTCAATGTTGGGAAG TATCGGCGTCTTAAGCATGGAACTAATCAG TCTGCTGACTTTTTCCGAGCTGACAATCCTGAAGGACTTGATGCACGCAATGAG GTAGCAGCTCTGGCAATGGAAGACATGATATCTTGGATGCAAGAAGGTGGCCAG GTAGGAATCTTTGATGCCACAAACAGCACCAGGCAACGAAGAAACATGCTGATGAAGATGGCCGAAGGAAACTGTAAG ATAAtttttttggaaacaatatgcaACGATGAACGCATTATTGAGAGAAATATACGTCTAAAAATTCAACAAAGCCCTGACTATGCAGAAGA GCCAGATTTTGTTGCTGGAATGCAAGACTTTCGAGATCGGCTAGCCAATTATGAAAGA GTCTACGAGCCAGTAGAAGAAGGATCTTACATCAAAATGATTGATATGGTCAGTGGATATGGAGGACAAATACAG GTTAACAATATCAGTGGCTACCTCCCTGGAAGAATTGTCTTTTTCTTg GTGAATACACATCTTACGCCTCGCCCAATTCTACTTACTAGGCATGGGGAGAGTCGGGATAACGTTAGGGCCAGAATTGGGGGTGACTCAGTCTTGAG TGATGCTGGAGAAATTTATGCAAAGAAGCTTGCTCACTTTGTTGAAAAGAGACTGAAATCTGAGAGGGCTGCTTCT ATCTGGACGAGCACACTACAGAGAACAATTCTGACAGCAAGTCCAATTGTTGCATTTCCTAAG TGGCGCGCCCTTGATGAGATAAATGCTGGAGTCTGTGATGGAATGACATATGAAGAGATAAAGAGAAACATGCCCGAGGAGTACGA GTCACGTAAGAAGGATAAGCTGAGGTATAGGTATCCACGCGGAGAATCTTATCTGGATGTTATCCAAAG GCTAGAACCTGTAATCATTGAGCTTGAGCGGCAAAGGGCACCTGTTGTAGTAATCTCCCATCAG GCAGTATTGAGAGCATTATATGCTTATTTTGCTGACAGGCCTCTGAAAGAAATTCCACATATTGAG GTTCCGCTTCACACCATAATAGAGATTCAAATGGGAGTCACTGGAGTCCAAGAGAAGAGATACAAGCTCATGGACTGA
- the LOC120007403 gene encoding 6-phosphofructo-2-kinase/fructose-2,6-bisphosphatase-like isoform X1, with the protein MGTGASKNMEDGTNDSEEREEGHSGGQLYVSLKMENYRLKGELLPHVYGSVPLIGSWDSSKALSMERESASMWELSFVVPPNHETLDFKFLLKSKYSNTPCVVEEGPNRLLTGGTLEGDARLAVFRLNADEVVEYRVFIKADRVSPFDLAASWRAYQENLQPSTVRGIPDVSINSMPQMGAENGSSASLELDLEHYLVPAPSTSANTGLVYAANNTETPRSLTRSGIFSNTDGLGSGSHSLKDRGVFVDRPATIKEMEVIVPDTSSVCSGSGMVESKSVGTFSPLQKQDHRGLFVDRGVGSPRLVKSASASTFSSDLKLDTETKNTMPAAAGAVAAAAVADQMLGPKEHRHLAIVLVGLPARGKTFTAAKLTRYLRWLGHDTKHFNVGKYRRLKHGTNQSADFFRADNPEGLDARNEVAALAMEDMISWMQEGGQVGIFDATNSTRQRRNMLMKMAEGNCKIIFLETICNDERIIERNIRLKIQQSPDYAEEPDFVAGMQDFRDRLANYERVYEPVEEGSYIKMIDMVSGYGGQIQVNNISGYLPGRIVFFLVNTHLTPRPILLTRHGESRDNVRARIGGDSVLSDAGEIYAKKLAHFVEKRLKSERAASIWTSTLQRTILTASPIVAFPKIQWRALDEINAGVCDGMTYEEIKRNMPEEYESRKKDKLRYRYPRGESYLDVIQRLEPVIIELERQRAPVVVISHQAVLRALYAYFADRPLKEIPHIEVPLHTIIEIQMGVTGVQEKRYKLMD; encoded by the exons ATGGGAACTGGTGCGTCGAAGAACATGGAGGATGGGACCAATGATAGCgaggagagagaagagggaCACTCTGGCGGACAGCTCTATGTTTCATTGAAGATGGAGAATTACAGACTCAAAGGCGAGCTTCTCCCTCACGTCTATGGATCCGTCCCTCTCATCGGCTCTTGGGACTCTTCTAAAGCT CTCTCCATGGAACGTGAATCAGCTTCAATGTGGGAATTGAGCTTTGTTGTTCCTCCGAACCATG AGACCTTGGATTTTAAGTTCCTTTTGAAGTCGAAGTACAGCAACACACCTTGTGTGGTGGAGGAAGGTCCAAACCGGCTTCTCACTGGAGGAACACTGGAAGGGGATGCTAGACTGGCAGTTTTTAGGCTAAATGCTGATGAAGTTGTGGAGTATAGAGTATTCATTAAAGCTGATAGAGTTTCACCATTTGATCTCGCTGCGAGTTGGAGAGCTTATCAGGAGAATCTCCAGCCTTCTACTGTTCGTGGGATTCCTGATGTTAGCATCAATTCAATGCCACAGATGGGTGCTGAG AATGGCTCTTCGGCAAGTTTGGAGCTTGATCTTGAGCACTATTTAGTTCCAGCTCCATCAACTTCTGCAAATACTGGTCTGGTGTATGCAGCTAACAATACGGAGACTCCTAGATCTTTAACCCGTTCTGGGATCTTTTCCAACACCGACGGTTTAGGCAGTGGTTCACATTCCTTGAAGGATAGGGGCGTTTTTGTTGATCGACCTGCAACTATTAAG GAGATGGAGGTCATTGTTCCAGATACATCCAGTGTGTGTTCAGGTTCTGGGATGGTTGAATCAAAGTCAGTGGGGACCTTTTCacctttgcaaaagcaagatcATAGGGGACTTTTTGTGGATAGGGGCGTTGGATCTCCTAGGCTTGTTAAATCAGCTAGTGCAAGTACTTTTTCTAGTGATCTCAAACTGGATACAGAAACCAAG AATACGATGCCAGCAGCTGCCGGAGCTGTTGCAGCTGCAGCTGTGGCTGATCAGATGCTTGGACCAAAGGAGCACAGACATCTGGCAATTGTCCTG GTTGGTTTGCCAGCTCGAGGCAAGACATTCACTGCAGCTAAACTTACAAGATATCTACGTTGGTTGGGCCATGATACCAAACACTTCAATGTTGGGAAG TATCGGCGTCTTAAGCATGGAACTAATCAG TCTGCTGACTTTTTCCGAGCTGACAATCCTGAAGGACTTGATGCACGCAATGAG GTAGCAGCTCTGGCAATGGAAGACATGATATCTTGGATGCAAGAAGGTGGCCAG GTAGGAATCTTTGATGCCACAAACAGCACCAGGCAACGAAGAAACATGCTGATGAAGATGGCCGAAGGAAACTGTAAG ATAAtttttttggaaacaatatgcaACGATGAACGCATTATTGAGAGAAATATACGTCTAAAAATTCAACAAAGCCCTGACTATGCAGAAGA GCCAGATTTTGTTGCTGGAATGCAAGACTTTCGAGATCGGCTAGCCAATTATGAAAGA GTCTACGAGCCAGTAGAAGAAGGATCTTACATCAAAATGATTGATATGGTCAGTGGATATGGAGGACAAATACAG GTTAACAATATCAGTGGCTACCTCCCTGGAAGAATTGTCTTTTTCTTg GTGAATACACATCTTACGCCTCGCCCAATTCTACTTACTAGGCATGGGGAGAGTCGGGATAACGTTAGGGCCAGAATTGGGGGTGACTCAGTCTTGAG TGATGCTGGAGAAATTTATGCAAAGAAGCTTGCTCACTTTGTTGAAAAGAGACTGAAATCTGAGAGGGCTGCTTCT ATCTGGACGAGCACACTACAGAGAACAATTCTGACAGCAAGTCCAATTGTTGCATTTCCTAAG ATACAATGGCGCGCCCTTGATGAGATAAATGCTGGAGTCTGTGATGGAATGACATATGAAGAGATAAAGAGAAACATGCCCGAGGAGTACGA GTCACGTAAGAAGGATAAGCTGAGGTATAGGTATCCACGCGGAGAATCTTATCTGGATGTTATCCAAAG GCTAGAACCTGTAATCATTGAGCTTGAGCGGCAAAGGGCACCTGTTGTAGTAATCTCCCATCAG GCAGTATTGAGAGCATTATATGCTTATTTTGCTGACAGGCCTCTGAAAGAAATTCCACATATTGAG GTTCCGCTTCACACCATAATAGAGATTCAAATGGGAGTCACTGGAGTCCAAGAGAAGAGATACAAGCTCATGGACTGA